From Salvia splendens isolate huo1 chromosome 16, SspV2, whole genome shotgun sequence, a single genomic window includes:
- the LOC121770291 gene encoding uncharacterized protein LOC121770291, with translation MNMNTEAGAAERRMQLQELEELLLDAYDSAMWYKEKIKMWHDKNLRKKELKVGQRVLLVQSRLKLMPGKLRSRWIGPYTIIALRKNGAIELQGSNLDSPSFMVNGQVMKGRAQSLKMCQETPTAALKGHLREKEEAYQRSLAS, from the exons ATGAATATGAACACAGAGGCTGGAGCTGCAGAGAGGAGAATGCAGCTACAGGAGCTTGAAGAGCTCCTTCTGGATGCCTAtgactctgccatgtggtacaaggaaaagattAAGATGTGGCACGATAAGAACCTTCGTaagaaggaactcaaggtggGCCAGAGGGTACTGCTGGTCCAATCCAGACTGAAATTGATGCCAGGGAAGCTCAGATCAAGGTGGATAGGTCCTTATACCATTATCGCCCTCCGAAAGAATGGAGCAATTGAACTCCAAGGAAGCAATCTAGATTcgccttccttcatggtgaatg ggcaggtgatgaaagGACGTGCGCAGTCACTGAAAATGTGTCAGGAAACGCCAACTGCTGCATTGAAAGGACACCTTAGGGAGAAGGAGgaagcgtatcagagaagctTAGCCAGCTGA
- the LOC121771492 gene encoding squamosa promoter-binding-like protein 17, with the protein MIYDARGVAFKKMEKGSSSSSSSGGGGAGSINGSPAKKGRTAVVQPPRCQVEGCLVDLSDSKAYYCRHKVCGMHSKSPMVIVAGLEQRFCQQCSRFHQLPEFDQGKRSCRRRLAGHNERRRKPPLGPLLSSRYASLSPSVLTGGLETDLGTYSAFGGRDPWPDSSTSTGNFQLPWQMSSQAASLLQGSTTTAEDCFSGISDSTSALSLLSNEPWGSRSLVLDLGVSSFLATNGTAEVGRYPSWEFRGDQSLHELMPPDPTSSPYSMGRGLARPGEGPRHEFEPSSSYDSFGNHMN; encoded by the exons ATGATATATGATGCTAGAGGTGTAGCCTTCAAGAAAATGGAAAAGGGctcatcctcctcttcttcatcaGGTGGTGGTGGGGCTGGCTCCATCAATGGCTCCCCGGCCAAGAAGGGGAGGACTGCGGTGGTGCAGCCGCCTAGGTGCCAGGTGGAGGGGTGTTTAGTAGATCTGAGTGATTCCAAGGCTTATTATTGCAGGCATAAAGTTTGTGGTATGCACTCAAAGTCGCCAATGGTGATTGTTGCTGGCCTTGAGCAAAGGTTTTGCCAGCAGTGCAGCAG GTTCCATCAACTGCCCGAATTCGACCAAGGGAAAAGGAGTTGCCGGAGGCGCCTTGCTGGCCACAACGAGCGCAGGAGGAAGCCACCTCTGGGCCCTTTACTATCATCGCGCTATGCAAGCCTCTCTCCTTCGGTGTTGACCGGAGGTCTGGAGACGGACTTGGGCACCTACTCAGCATTCGGTGGGAGAGATCCGTGGCCGGACTCATCCACGAGCACAGGAAACTTCCAGCTTCCATGGCAGATGAGCTCACAAGCAGCTTCTCTCCTGCAAGGCTCCACAACAACTGCAGAGGACTGTTTCAGCGGGATCTCCGACTCCACCAGTGCTCTCTCTCTTCTGTCAAACGAGCCATGGGGCTCGAGAAGCCTAGTCTTGGATCTTGGAGTCAGCAGCTTTCTTGCCACCAATGGCACAGCCGAGGTCGGTCGATACCCCTCCTGGGAATTCAGAGGTGATCAATCTCTCCACGAGCTGATGCCCCCTGACCCTACCAGTAGTCCTTACAGCATGGGCCGAGGGTTGGCTCGGCCAGGCGAGGGACCACGCCATGAGTTCGAGCCTTCCAGTAGCTATGATTCTTTCGGCAACCACATGAACTAG
- the LOC121770292 gene encoding uncharacterized protein LOC121770292 — MAAVKTTAIFAVWSHDMSVSLSDDELLLHNYYVLCNYGIEKSRIGKIYMEAKEVFSYDDGVLQLKIKSFENWGLRQSLVVEIISCSPHLLIGGDNQEFHDFLEEIEKLGLDLGRLEKHVRGCDYFDWKCMLEVMCLLGELGLRDEQIGQVIKSHPGLLLECSGRCTLCLFGLLLKFGTTPSGAQAVFHHFPRVSVAGFTRNLLRSYQFLAGINMPFRDIVRMFSLYPLLLGTCQLKKVGSLVHLLNSRVSRICKMVEEDPYVLRKLICGVRVERLQQPSQAARGRRVKARFLETLGFVEKSCEMERILRMLMGKGEELQERFDCIVIVD, encoded by the exons ATGGCGGCGGTGAAAACGACTGCGATTTTCGCCGTTTGGTCACACGATATGTCAG TTTCTCTGAGTGATGATGAATTGCTGTTGCATAATTATTATGTGTTGTGTAACTATGGAATTGAGAAGAGTAGGATTGGGAAGATTTACATGGAGGCCAAGGAAGTTTTCAGTTATGATGATGGGGTTTTGcagttaaaaatcaaatcttttgaGAATTGGGGGTTGAGACAGTCTCTTGTTGTTGAGATTATTTCTTGCAGCCCCCATCTCTTGATTGGTGGTGATAATCAAGAATTTCATGATTTCTTGGAAGAAATTGAGAAATTAGGGCTTGATTTGGGCAGGCTTGAGAAGCATGTAAGGGGGTGTGATTATTTTGATTGGAAATGTATGCTTGAGGTGATGTGTTTATTAGGTGAGTTGGGGTTGAGAGATGAGCAAATAGGGCAAGTGATCAAGAGCCATCCTGGTCTTCTGCTCGAGTGCTCTGGCCGTTGCACCTTGTGCTTATTTGGTCTCTTGTTGAAGTTTGGAACGACACCGAGTGGTGCGCAAGCAGTTTTCCATCACTTCCCGAGAGTATCGGTCGCGGGCTTCACCAGAAACTTGCTTCGGAGCTATCAGTTTCTAGCTGGGATAAACATGCCTTTTCGTGATATAGTTAGGATGTTTAGTCTGTATCCGCTACTTCTAGGAACGTGCCAGCTCAAAAAGGTCGGTAGCTTAGTCCATCTATTGAACTCTAGAGTAAGCCGGATTTGCAAGATGGTGGAGGAGGACCCTTATGTATTAAGGAAATTGATATGTGGAGTGAGAGTTGAACGGCTGCAGCAGCCAAGCCAGGCTGCCAGAGGGAGAAGGGTGAAGGCTAGGTTTCTTGAAACACTCGGCTTTGTTGAGAAATCGTGTGAAATGGAGAGGATTCTTAGGATGTTGATGGGGAAGGGAGAAGAGCTACAAGAGAGGTTTGATTGTATAGTGATAGTGGATTGA
- the LOC121771491 gene encoding TBCC domain-containing protein 1-like, whose translation MADSSSSADKPSEPPPPASAYHLHPRREPFEHGLLPIPKLIFTDGAQALSQLKSALLSSDSGHRVNFDTLARVLQIPIDQSRLLIETISSVLHDESDPLLKAGISKEIDAIGVNVFDLLIFLYIQSYKRLLPKGHRDSAAVADVWPSTSAFDGFLSALSPLQLVRSNSRRFMPSQADEEVHQLSYLHKHIGNILSLLADSSEGEGDDSLVLSMDKFEHLGFLMYFGEKGIAKIPLSQSTPFFANSDPDMPAAPVPASQVLDWLLQSISSTQEHIADRVSPKENGPSSSDQDVQMADVGTTSLKPSSSTRGPSFIEGVSKSSCVKQASDLKGTSVKVVNCHESVIYILAPLKYATVYGCSDATIVIGAVGKAIRVEHCERVHLITAARRICISNCRECVFFLGVNQQPLILGDNHKLQVAPYNTFYSQLGEHMSQVGVDPNINRWDESITLGAVDPHDSLSHPAGVSDAQAESATRVDPDQFVDLVIPNWLEGDKSGSTKDNPFPLPETYLASKQKNAKSLDEVKKILKESQLEESRKRELSSALHSCFKDWLYASGNIRQLYCLHGE comes from the exons ATGGCAGATTCTTCCTCCTCCGCCGATAAGCCATCAGAGCCTCCGCCACCAGCCTCCGCCTACCACCTCCACCCGCGGCGCGAGCCCTTCGAGCATGGCCTGCTCCCAATCCCCAAACTCATCTTCACTGACGGCGCCCAGGCCCTGTCGCAGCTCAAATCAGCTCTCCTCTCCTCCGATTCCGGCCATCGGGTCAATTTCGACACCCTAGCTCGAGTCCTACAAATTCCGATTGACCAATCGCGCCTCCTAATCGAGACAATTTCATCGGTTTTACACGACGAGTCTGATCCATTGCTGAAAGCCGGAATTTCGAAGGAGATCGATGCAATTGGCGTTAATGTGTTTGATTTGCTCATATTTTTGTATATACAGAGTTACAAGAGATTGCTGCCGAAAGGACATAGGGATTCCGCAGCTGTTGCCGACGTCTGGCCTTCCACCTCCGCTTTCGATGGGTTCCTATCCGCCCTATCGCCGTTACAG TTGGTGCGCAGCAACAGTCGTAGGTTTATGCCATCTCAAGCTGATGAAGAGGTCCATCAGCTGTCCTATTTGCATAAGCACATTGGCAATATTCTTTCTCTCTTGGCAGATTCCAGTGAAGGGGAAGGTGATGACTCTCTG GTCTTGTCCATGGATAAATTTGAGCATCTTGGGTTTCTGATGTACTTCGGGGAGAAGGGAATTGCTAAAATCCCTTTGAGCCAAAGTACTCCTTTTTTCGCAAATTCAGATCCCGACATGCCTGCTGCTCCTGTTCCTGCATCACAAGTTCTCGACTGGCTTCTCCAAAGTATATCCTCAACCCAGGAGCATATTGCTGATAGAGTTTCCCCAAAGGAAAATGGGCCCAGTAGTTCTGATCAGGATGTTCAAATGGCTGATGTGGGCACTACTTCGTTAAAACCGTCAAGCAGTACAAGAGGTCCAAGTTTTATTGAGGGGGTCTCCAAATCTTCATGTGTTAAACAAGCATCTGATCTTAAGGGTACATCTGTAAAg GTTGTCAATTGTCACGAATCAGTTATTTACATTTTGGCGCCTCTCAAATATGCAACAGTTTATGGATGCTCTGATGCAACTATTGTCATTGGGGCCGTGGGCAAG GCCATTAGGGTTGAACACTGTGAACGCGTTCATCTGATTACTGCAGCAAGACGTATCTGCATATCAAACTGTCGCGAATGTGTATTCTTCTTGGGGGTTAATCAGCAACCTCTTATTCTTGGTGACAATCATAAATTGCAG GTGGCTCCATATAATACATTCTACTCCCAACTGGGGGAGCACATGAGTCAAGTTGGTGTAGACCCAAACATCAACAGGTGGGATGAATCCATTACACTTGGAGCAGTTGATCCACATGACTCATTATCACATCCTGCTGGTGTGTCAGATGCGCAAGCTGAATCTGCTACACGTGTGGACCCTGATCAATTTGTCGACCTTGTG ATTCCAAATTGGTTGGAAGGCGATAAATCTGGTTCCACAAAAGATAACCCCTTCCCTTTACCTGAAACATACCTTGCATCTAAGCAGAAAAAC GCCAAAAGCTTGGATGAAGTAAAGAAAATATTGAAAGAATCTCAACTTGAGGAGAGCAGGAAACGCGAACTGTCAAGTGCTCTCCATTCATGTTTCAAGGACTGGTTATATG CATCAGGCAACATCCGGCAGCTTTACTGCTTACACGGTGAATAA
- the LOC121771493 gene encoding uncharacterized protein LOC121771493 — protein MGRGRGKGKKQSALAARDDTGSGEDEKLPVRRRGRPQKPMKDDFEEVDEVEKIEEEDEDGEEAKNFVSSKSSKNQAAIENGRKRKRPSQTKENAELVKEEEAKSNATVLIKPVGYRQHGSRRKNKPRRAAEVGVECK, from the coding sequence ATGGGTAGAGGGAGAGGAAAAGGGAAGAAACAATCCGCGCTTGCTGCTCGTGATGACACTGGCAGCGGTGAGGATGAGAAGCTACCCGTGAGGAGAAGAGGGAGGCCTCAAAAACCAATGAAAGACGACTTTGAGGAGGTGGACGAAGTTGAGAAGATTGAGGAGGAAGACGAAGATGGTGAGGAGGCGAAAAATTTTGTGTCGAGCAAAAGCAGCAAGAACCAAGCTGCTATAGAGAATGGCAGGAAGAGGAAGAGGCCCTCACAGACTAAAGAAAACGCCGAATTAGTAAAGGAGGAGGAAGCCAAAAGCAATGCCACTGTCCTAATCAAGCCTGTTGGCTATAGACAACACGGGAGCAGAAGGAAGAACAAGCCTAGACGGGCTGCTGAAGTTGGTGTCGAATGCAAATAA